CAGGCTCAAACCTCGGACACCGCCCGGGTGTCACCGGTGTGTGATTTACTGTCTGTGCACCCTGCCCAGTCTAGGACAGAACTGGAAATGTTCCCAAATCCTCCTATCAGTACTTCCCAGGAGGACGGCTTAAAATAACACGCCCATAAAttcagaagtgtttttttttttttttttaagggaacagTGTGTAGCCCCGAGTTTAAAGATTTGTGATCGGGGGATGTTGCGGTGCAAGGGCGGGTTTGGAAGAGGCTGCTCGGAGGCGTGTTGTGTGGGCTGAATCCTCGCCATTCCTTTGCCGTCACGGCTCACTCGGCTCATCTCGGACCTCGAAGCTCTGGtttcagtcttattttttttagggGTGGAAAGAACCCCTTTCCCCctaattaaatctttttttttttttttaagttgattgaagagagagggagatagagagatagaaacattgctgagaaacatcatggatcggctgcctcctgcacgccccctaatggggatcgacctgggcatgtgccctgaccaggaatcgaactggttcataggtccatgctcagccactgagccacgccagccaggcccaagTCTGAAGCTTTATTCCATCAGTGGGATGGGTTAAAATTTTTCTGGAGAGTGTTGGGAGCCaatgagtcttttaaaaaatgtatatatatatatattattgatttcagacaggaagggagagggagagagagagagacacatcatcaatgatgagagagcatcatggatcggctgcctcctgcacgccccacagtgggatcaagtctgcaacccgggcatgtgcccttgaccggaatcgaacctgggacccttcagtccgaaggctgacactgtccactgagccacaccgcctagGGCGCCAATGAGTCTTACGTCCCTGCTTTCAAAAGTCAAACTTCCCTCTGGCAGTTTCTGGAAGAGCTGACTCGCATGGAAATGTGGGTGGGACAGTACTTCCTTTCACTCCAACGCGGCTTGATTTTCCTCTTTGTGTTTTGGGGGTGCCTTCTGGGCGGAGCGATTCTTCACCCACACCCCTTCGGCCTGGCCAGGAGACCTTAACCTGCTTAGGAGGTCTGTGGTTGGAGAATTGAGTGCatctggtgtttttgtttgtttttttctaagcaGCTTGACAATACGTGAGCTTCTTTGAAAATAGTAAACTAAAAGTCTGAGGTTTGACTATTTAGGTTGAGTGTTTTATGGTTGAAGGAAGCAATGTGTTTATGTTCTATACTCTAACCTTGTAGCTGAGTCGGTAGTCATCAGCGGGTTGCTGTGCAGCTGGCTGGCTTGTGGTTGGCATTTTTCTAGAGGCGGCGACACAAAAGCACAGCGAGAGAGATGGATAGATGTGATTGACAAGCAGAAGGGCTGTAAGAGTCATGTGAGCACGTGCCCTATTAATGATGTCCTACAAGTACAGTCAAAAAAGAAGAtttagcccggccggcatggctcagtggttgaccgtcgacctatgaaccaggaggtcacagttcgattccaggtcagggcacatgcccgggttgtgggctcgatccccagggggggggcgtgcaggaggcagctgatccatgattctctgtcatcatggatgtttctatctctatttcccttcctctctgaaatcaataaaaaatatttaaaaatttttaaattcattcattcattttaaaaaaggggcatatacctcagttgcaggctcaatccccagccgggTTGGAGACGATCAGTTGGTGTGTCTCtttaacatcgatgtttctctctgtccccttcctcccttccattctctctctaaaaaaaaaaaaaagaaagaaagaaaaaagaaatgaaaaatatccttgggtgaggataaaaacaaatcctccatatgtaataaaaaaacaaaacaccacttaGAACCATCCTTGCCATGACTGGCTCTTTAACCTGGAGGGCTTTCATCTCTCTGTGTCCTGGGCTGTTGGTACCGCACGTTGGACCCAGCGAAGCTCCGGGCCTTGATCTAAGCACCCTCCCATCTTTCTAGAGTGCGATTGCCCGCCTGGAGGATGAGAAGGCTGCCCTCACCTTGGCCATGGCCGACCGCCTGCGGGACCATCAGGAGCTGGTGCAGGTGAAGACCAGCCTCAGCCTGGAGGTGGCAACCTATCGGTAAGGATGGGCTCCAGGCAGCTCCAGGCCGTTGTCCTGGCAACTGAGGAGGGGCCGTTGTCATGGCAACAGAGGAGGGGCTGTTGCCCTGGCAACTGAGGAATGGCCGTTGTCCTGGCAACGGAGGAGAGATTGTGGTCCTGGCAACTGAGGAGTGGCTGTTGTCCTGGCAACGGAGGAGGGGCTGTTGTCCTAGCAACAGAGGAGGGGTTGTTTCCCAGCCATCCCAGTGGAACTCCAGGGCCCAGCTCTCAGACTCTCCTGGGTCATGTGTCCCTCTCTGGCCAGGGGACAAAGTGCCTCGTGAGTCACATGGactgaggctggggtgggaactgCCCCAGACCTGGCACCACTGTAGAGCGGATGCTGGGCCGGCCCGGAAAGCCCACCTCTGTGCCGGTGTTAGGTAACACCGGATGCCGGGCCAGTCTCTTCCCTGCAGGGATCTTCCTGTTTCCTCTCTGGGATAGTTTTTCTGGGCTGCACTAAGGAGACTCTGATTTCGTGCTTTGTCTCTGGGGTTttgatttttacatatatttttattgatttcagagaggaagggagcgggagagagatagaaacatccatgatgagagagaatcatggatcggctgcctcctgcacgccccacactggggatcgatcccgcaacccgggcatgtgccctgactgggaatcgaactgtgacctcctggttcaaaggtcaacgctcaacctctgagccacaccggctgggcttgtCCCGACTCGTTAATGAGGCCGAGACTTGGTTTTCTCACACGTGTTCACTTATTTTCTTGCTGCGGAGGCTGCCGACCTGGGGAGCCACATGAAACGGTCACAAATAGCCGGTGAGTCAGGAGGTTGGCATCTCACAGTTACCAAGGCCCGAAGGCCGGTTTCCTCGCCTCAGAATAACCAGAGAAGCTCTACCCACTTCTTAAAGCCATAGAGTCTCTTCCTTAAAAACAGTCCtttgagcccggctggcgtggctccgtggttgagtgtcgacctaggaaccaggaggtcaggtctccattcctagtcagggcacacgccccgattgtgggctcgatccccagtgtgcaggaggcagccgatccctgattctctctcatcattgatgtttctctccctctccctctcccttcccttcctctctgaaatcaataaaaacatattaagaaaaaaaaaaaaagaaggggttcCCCTTGGCTTgctttcccccgcccccccgcccacgGGGTTCCTGTATCTGTGGGAATCACCAGCCTTGGAATCAGTGGGCACGGAACCTGGTTCCCGTTCGCCTGAAGCgccaggccccctgcccggccctggcGTCCCACCTCTGTTTCCGTGCCCGGCTCTCAGCGGTCATTGGCAGCTGCTGCCCGCCCGTGGCCATCCACAGGGTGTTATTTCTTGGAAGGGACGTCGGTGACGTCCCGCATCGCTCTGGCAACGCGACAGTTGTTGTGCCCGCAGCCGCCAGCTTCCTAGGGTCTCCTCGAGCAAGGGACATGCCGGGCCGACCCAGCCCCAGCACGCCCGGTCCGCCGGCCCACAGCTGGCGAGGCGACCCCGGTCCTCAGGGCCCTCCGTTGTCGACGGGAATCACACCGCGATGAAGATGCTGCCGTTCGTTAGCCTTCTGGAGCTAGACGTGGCCAGAGAAGTCACCTGATCGAATGCTTTTCGAGTTTTACTCCAGGAGCTCACAGGGTGCTTTTCTGAATGAAATGATGGCTCTGGGTGGGCCTAGAAGGGGGCGAGGGGCCCAcaattcttccttttcctctcttctcctatctctttttaatatatatatatttttattgatttcagagaggaagggaaagggagagaaacatcaatgatgaggatcatggatcggctgcctcctgcacgccccctactggggatggagcccacaacccgggcatgtgccctgacccggaatcgaagcgtgacctcctgggtcatagatggatgctcaaccactgagccaccccagccgggttcctctctctctctctctctctctctctctctatctctaagATGTTCCATGGAACCCAGTTTGAAAAGCACAGTGGCTGCCTATGTATAAGCACATGTCAGGCCTTGCTCTGCCCCTGGGCAACCCCTGACCCCGTGACCCCAGAGAGACTCCATGGGGATTATCACTGTTTAGGGGTTCGGAGCCCAGGGTGACGTGCCATGCATGGGCCCCTCCTCACTTCCCAGAGAAGCCAGACCCCTGAGGTCCCCTCCTGGGCCCacatctctctgtctcctccttctGGCCCTGGGCTCGGAAGAGCTTTCTAGAAGGGCTGGGCTCGCCAGTGGTGCTAAAGCCCTAAACCCTCCTTTTGTTATCGTTgttctgtgtgtttgtttgttttagagagagtgggagggagggggagcaacagagagagagagaaacatcaatgtgagagagagagacatcgatggattgcctcccgcacgtgtCCCGACcgggaccagggatcgagcctgccaccgaggtacatgcccctgaccggaatcgaacccaggacccttccgtccccgggccgatgctctaaccactgttgaaaaccagctagggctagacccTCATTTTGTCTGTCCTCCAGTTGGATGGATGCTCTAGCCCCCAGGTCTGCGTTCGGACGCGCGTCCTCAGACACAGAGCCTGTGACAATGTGGTCATCGACCGAGGACGCCACAGTGCGGCTCACAGAGCCCAGCTTGTGCTCTATTTCCTAAcgagttactattattattattatttattattgttatttctgCAGAGCCTTATTGGAAGGAGAAAGTAATCCAGAGATACGGATCCTGGCGGAGCGCCTGGAACACCTGCCCCGAGGTAAAGACCAGAAaagctcattctttttaaaaaatatatattttattgatgttttacagagaggaagggagagggatagagagttagaaacatcgatgagagagaaacatcgattcagctgcctcctgcacactcccctactggggatgtgcccacaaccaaggtacatgcccttgaccggaatcgaacctgggacccttcagtctgcaggccgacgctctatccattgagccaaaccggttagggccagaaaaGCTCATTCTTGAACTTGAAGAAGCTTCCCATCTGAGCAGCTTCCGCCCAAGGGTGAACAGCACAGCATCGTTGATCCGGAGGCACTGGGGTTTAGATGCGATTTTGTCGCAACACCGTGGCTCACCCCCTCTTACGTACCTGATAGATGTGACCCAACGGGCCATCGCTTtcaggggtgggggaccttttCTCCTGCCAGGGGCCATCCAGAAGGACCCTGCTCTGTGTGGTCAAACAGCTCATGACTCACCCctaaggccttggcagggccaggccaagggatttCCAGGGCCTTCTCCAGCCCTCGGGCCGGACAATTTATAAgtggatctttttttaaaaatatatatatattttattgatttttttacagagaggaagggagagggatagagagtcagaaacattgatgagagagaaatatcgatcagctgcctcctgcacactcccctactggggatgtgcccacaaccaaggtacatgcccttgaccggaattgaacctgggaccccccagtccgcaggccgacgctctatccactgagccaaaccggtcagggctataagTGGATCATTTTGTAGGGCCCTCGAATGATGTGGTtaagtatccaaatggccctggacagaaaaaaggttccccacccgtgACTTAGaaagaaggcggggtgggggaggcgcgGGGGGAGCAAACAGTGGCCAGGCAGGACCAGACACTCCAAGGAGGACCCCAGGTTAGGTCCGGGGCTCCCTAATCTTTTCCTGGCTCTGACTTTGGATCCTGGGAAGAGCTCAGGAAGAAGGCATTCGGGCGTCTGCCACCTTGTTTCATGCGTTCCTGGTTCTCCAAGCTCCTTCAGGGATCCAGAGGCAGTGTCTGTAAACTAAAATGTATCGTAGCCATTAGGTATCGCggccaaaggaaggaaggattggACTAAAGAGGGTTGTTCCGGAACTCCTTCGTTAGGCTCTGAGCTTCCAGAGAGGTCTGTAACCCAGCGGGATGGGTGCCCATGGCGCTGTTCCCCGGATGAGCGTTCGGATGCGTTCCCAGGCAGCGAGTCTGTCACGCCTGTTCCTGTGGTAATAGCGCGTCGGATAAGGCGGGGCACCTGCCCGCAAGACGATGGGCCTACAGCTGGCCTGTGCTCCTGCGCATGTCCCGGTGAACCCTCATTCAACAACCAGGCAGTTCCCGCATCGTTTCCAGGGATTCACCGCCTGGGACGTCTCCGTGGCGAATCAGCCTGTTGACCCCAAAAGAGGAATCTTTGTAGAAAGGGTCCTGTCTTGATCTCTCTCCTGTATCCTGGCATCTGTCCCGAAGGGGCCCCTGGCCTTTGCTGCCATGGAAACCGATGGGAGAGAAGGCAGGATGGGGTGTGGGTAgcattggggtgggagggggatgcTCGCAGGGTggatggtgagagagagagacagagacagagagagtgagagagagagaggaacatctatgtgagagacacatcgatgggtcgcctcctacacgtgccccaactggggggttggtgatcgaacctgcaaccgaggtaggggcccttgactgggaatcgaacccaagacccttaggTGTGTGGGCTAACACtctataccaggcgtcctcaaactacggcccgcgggccacatgcgggtgtttttgccgttttgttttttttacttcaaaataagatatgtgcagtgtgcacaggaatttgttcatagtttttttttaaactatagtccggccctccaacggtctgagggacagtgaactggccccctgtttaaaaagtgtgaggacccctggtctcTAACCAccgagaacaccagccagggctatagtgCTGTGTTTTACTGTAACAGCATCATTTGGAGATTTGAAACTATCTTATTTACGACGATCGTTCTGTGGTGATAGTTTattgggatgggatgggatgggatgggatgggatgggatggctAGACCTGGGGGGATGCTTTTATGATAGAAAAAGGTTCCGATGATTCTCGTTTTAACGAACCGTTCGATTCCCACAGAGCTCAGAACCACGGCCTACCAGTACCCCAACGCGGCGTTCCAGAGGGAAATGAGGGAAAACGAGAGGAACCTGTTTCTGAGGCACAAGCCACCTCCCGGGAGGGTCCATCGCAGCTGGGCATGGCCCGCGCCGCCCACAGCCACGGGGCACGCCGCCAGGAGACGCTTCCCGGGCCCGGGATCTCCTGCCCTGACCACCACCCGGCGTGAGACCGCCTACGAGAAAACCACCAGCAGCCAGGCCAGTTCCAGGACTTTCTCTCCAATGTACGGGGGGCTCTCGAGGAAAGCTGAGGTTCCTGTGCAGACGTTCCCCGGGGGGCCGAGAACGGAAGGCACCAAGCCTCGTCTAGCCAGAGAGGCCAGCCCCGCCCGGGAGCCCTACCGCGTCCGCGGGGACCGAGGGGCGGCGGGTGCTTCCCAAAGCACCTGGTCCGAGGAGAGGATCGTCGTTTTGGGGAAGAAAACGGAAGCTCCGGCCGCGAGGGAGCCGGAGAGAAACCGACCGGTGACGGTCCACGTGAGGCGAGAAGAGAAGATGTTCGACTCGAAGGAGAAGGCTTCCGAGGAGCGGAACCTGCGGTGGGAGGAGCTGACCAAGTTGGATAAAGAAGCGAGGCAGAGGGAGAGCGAGCTCCGGAGGGACAAGGCGAAAGGGAAGGAGTCCCCCCAGGAGACGGGCGTGCGCGTGCGAGAGGTACCGATCCGCCTGGAAGTGTCCCGGGACAGCAGGGCGGAGGAGGGGCCCCCCCGAGGGGCCCGGACCCCCCTACCAAAGGATGCAGGCGGCGGTCCTGGGGGAGGGATGGGCACGACGAGAGAGACGATGAGAGAGACGAGGTTCGGGTTGGACGCCAGGGACGCCAGGGGCTCGCTGGGGGGCGAGGCCACGACCGAAACCATCGCCGAGAGCATCGTGTCCAGCGTGCTGAAGCGGTTCACCCAGTCCCCCGAGACCGAGTCCCCGCCGGACACGAAGGTCACGTACGTGGGCAGGACGGAGCTTCCCGGGGACAAGAGAGCCAAGACGGAGATCGTGGTGGAGTCGAGACGGACCGAGGAGGTGGACGTGCGGGACGGAGCCAGCCTGGACGCCCTCTTGAGCCCGGGCGGGAAGGCCGCGGTGGAGCTGAAGGGCAAGGCCACGGAGCGGGTGATCGGAGACATCCTCAGTCTTGGGctgaagggcagggagggcagagccaAGGTGATCAACGTGGAGATCGTGGAGGAGCCGGTGAGCTACGTGGCGGGCGCGAAGACGGAGGAGCTTTCCACCCCCTTCCGCGTGGAGGAGGCGGACGATGCGTCCCCGGGgttcggggaggaggaggaggaggactcgTATGGCGAAAGGGAGGTCGCGTTCTCAGCGGATCGACGTGAGAAATCCAAGCGGCCCCCGGAGCAGGGGACGCGGGTGGAAGAAGTGACAGAGGCCGGCGACTCGGAGGAAGAGCAGAGCTATTTCGTGTCCACCCCGGAGGAGGGCCCCGAGGAGCGCGGCTTCGGGCGCGACGAGGACGCGGGCTCGGTGTACGGGCAGATCCACATCGAAGAGGAGTCCACCATCCGGTACTCCTGGCAGGACGAGATCGTGCCGGCGTCCGGGAGGAGGCTCACGGGGCCCGGCGCGGCGTCCTCGTGGGGGGAGACGGTGGTGAAGCCCCCGGACGCTCCGGGATCTTCTCCGGAGGCGGAGGTGGGCTCCCCGCACTGGATCGAGGAGACGACCAGCGGCGAGTTCCGCGCCGAGGCCACGGTCATCGACAAGGAGATTAAAATCCCGCACCAGTTCCACACGTCCATCAGCCGGGACTTCAAGGAGCCCCGGCACCAGCTGGTGGAGGTGATGGGGCAGCTGGAGGAGAGCCTGCCGGAGCGGGTGAGGGAGGAGCTGTCCGCCCTCACCAGCCAGGACCAGGCCGGGCTGGGCCACCTCTCGGTGGACGTGAAGAAAGTCCAGCCCTCGGGCGGCGGGGCCATGACCCTGGTGGCCGAAGTCAACCTCTCCCAGACGGTGGACACTGACCAGTTAGACCTGGAGGAGCTGAGCAGAGACGAGGCGGGTGAGATCGAGCGAGCCGTGGAGGCCGTGGTGCGGGACAGTCTGGCCAGGCGACGCATCCCGGGGCCCGGGAGCCCAGACGGGGACGCGGGAGGGTCGGCACCGGCGACCGGCTTTGGCTTCAAGCGCTGGGCCACCCAGGAGCTGTACAGCGCCTCCGCGGAGGAGGAGGATGCCGGCTGGACCTCTCACAGCTCCGAGACCGTCACCACGCAGGGGCCGGTGTCGGCCACCGTGGAGGTCACCAGCCCGCGGGGCTTTGCCCGCTCGCATGTGCTGGAGGACGTCAGCGCGTCTGTAAGACACGTTAAAATAGGCCCCTCTGGAGTTTGGAGGACCGAGCGGGTTCCCCCCGCAGGACCGCCTGCAGGACAGGTGAGTGGGGAAGGTGGCTGGGGCCGGGCAGCCAGTTCCGAGGGAGCCCGCTGTTTTTTGAGGCACTCGACAGTAGGTCCCGGTCAAAGGCGAGTGTCCAAAGAAATCGTCTCCCAAGCGCCCGACCCTGCCTGACAGGAGGCAGGGGTGCAGAAGAGCTCGGCCCCCCCAGAACTCGACACAGGTCGGGGAGCCACCAGGTGTGTGGCTCCAAACAGTTTCATGCTCAAAgggaaaggagtttttagggccCCGTTTCCGGGGTAGGGGAGGTTggtgattattattattccttttttaaaatatatttttatcaatttcagagaggaagagagagggagagagagaaacatccatgatgtgagagaatcatggatcggctgcctcccgcacgccccccactgaggatggagcctgcaacctggcatgtgccctgaccgggaatcgaaccgtgaccccctggttcacaggtcaacgctcaaccactgagccaccgccaGCGGGGCACGAGCCGATCCTTTCGGCACCGAGGTCTTGCAGAAACCCAAACCTCTGAGCATGCTGCCTTCTGTGggcccatttcttttttcttttaaaaatatattttattgatttttaaaaaaatatattttactgattttttacagagaggaagggagagggatagagagccagaaacatcgatgggagagacacatcgatcagctgcctcttgcacaccccctaccgggatgtacccgcaaccaaggtacatgcccttgaccggaatcgaacccgggacccttgagtccgcaggctgacgctctatccactgagccaaaccggttagggctattttattgatttttttacagagaggaagggagagggatagagttagaaacatcgatgagagagaaacatccatcagctgcctcctgcacacctcccactggggatgtgcccgcaaccaaggtccatgcccttgaccggaatcgaacctgggacccttcagtctgcaggccgacgctctatccacggagccacaccggtcagggcctgtGGGCCCATTTCTAAGACATTGGCCCTGGCTGGTCCTGTGGGCTCCCCGGAGGAGCTAGGCGAGTCGGCAGACAGCAGGACACCACGGCAGGTGGGCGCTGGGGCCCAAAGGAACTGCGTTTACCTTTCAGATGGACGTGAGTCCCACGGAGGCGGCCCCCCGCTGGGCCCGAGAGGCCACGGTCCTCTTCGCCACGGGGACGGAAGGGGATGCTCACAGCGGTACCTGGAGAGAGGCCAGCCGCGAGAGGGACCAGGCCGCGGGCGAGACCGCCTCCCAGGAGCAGGCTGTGTTCGACAGGACGGTGCAGCTGCAGAGGATGGTGGACCAGAGGTCGGTGGTCTCGGACGAGAAGAAAGTGGCCGTCCTCTACCTAGACCATCAGGGGGACGAGGATGACGGACACTGGTTCTGAGAACGTCTTTGTTTCCGATGGCGCTTGGTTTCGTCAGATACCAACACACAGAGGCCTTGGCTCACTGTCagcgggggtgggctgggggaggggtgggagttcCCACGCTTCACTGAAACCTCCcccttctttttccatttctccaaagaggacgcCAGGTAATGTCAGCTTTCTTTGCAGCCTGGAAaggtgttgaatgaatgaatgaatgaatgaatgaatgtgtgtctTAAAAGGCGCTGGAGTTTTTTATCTTTGAGTTGGGGCTTTTCAAAAATACCGTTTCTCTCTGTAGTCTTAAaagttggtatttttaaaaatatatattttattgatttttttacagagaggaaggtagagggatagagagccagaaacattgaagagagagaaacatcgatcagctgcctcttgcataccccccactggggaatgtgcccgcaaccaaggtacatgcccttgaccggaatcgaacctgggacccttcagtcgcaggccgacgctctatccactgagccaaaccagtcagggctgtattttttgttgttttttttaaaatatattgttattgatttcaaagagggagaagtagagagatagagaaacatcaatgatgggagagaatcattgattggctgcctcctgcacgccccctactggggatcaagcctgcaacctgggcattgaaCAGTTAccttcaggttcataggttgacgctcaaccactgagccacgcccgctgggcttaaaagttccttttttttttttttttttcctggagttttCGCTCCTGGGGATGGTTTGCACCAGTTTGCACCTGGTCACAGACACACCTCGCACCTATATGCATCTCTACCTTTAGGTAAGCTGCCGTACCGGCAACCGGATAAGAGTTACATATTACAGAGGACTTAATCTTTGCATGTGCTACTAAGAAATAGTCAACTAAccttgtaaggaaaaaaaaacaacaatgcacttttctctttctgaagTCTTTTCAGAAAGAAATCGTAGGAGATAAGCAGATTGCTCACTTGAAGAGAAATCTATGTGATCCCACCTTTAGGAAAAAGTGACACGTCTTAAGAGTTAAACCCACTGTAAGGCTTGAAGGAATTGCGTTCTCTGtacagaattttagaaaatagaGCATTTTATTTATGGAGAGGGTAGCTTCAGGCTATTGcggcatttcatttttaaaaaatatatttttattgatttcagagaggaagggagagagagaaacattgatgggagagaaccatggatcggctgcctcctgcacgccccctactggggatggagcccccaatcCAGGCATGAGTCCTGcctggaaatcgaaccgtgacctccgggttcctaggtcgatgctcaaccactgagctaagccagcCGGGCTGAAAGCTTCCATCTTTAAAGGTGTAACGTCGCGTTAAAACTAGTATCTCAGACACGCCAGCATTATTTTAATCCAAGCTAGCTTCTTTCCCACGACGTTGCCTAGACTACGCTTCCTCCAACCGTATCATAGACCTGCCTGGAGTGCACAGAGAAGTAATGAGCCAGGTGACGGCGCTGGGCCGCGCCGGTGCAGAAGGCCGGTCTGGCTCTCGGGGCCGACCTCAGCTTGGGGGGTGCGTGTGGCATTTGAACTTCTCCCCTCTGGGTGTCACAGGGATGGTCCTCAGGCCCCCGAGACAAGCATCTCCCCGGGTTCAAGAGAACGTTTAAGGAGTTGGTATCCGGCATGGATGAGTGGAGAGTAAGTGAGCACGGCTTTTGGGGTGAGGACACGGTCTTCTGTTCATTGTTGTCTCACCTTCCCACGGGCTGTTTTGAGATGGTTTAAAATGCGTATTGAGGATGGCCTCATCTGAAAGGCTTGCCTTGCTAA
This genomic interval from Eptesicus fuscus isolate TK198812 chromosome 25, DD_ASM_mEF_20220401, whole genome shotgun sequence contains the following:
- the SYNM gene encoding synemin produces the protein MLSWRLHTGPEKAELQELNARLYDYVCRVRELERENLLLEEELRGRHGLQGPEAEGQARWAEEARGLRQQLDELSWATALAEGERDALRREVREVRLLAEEARAARRRLDAELGAQRRELQEALGARAALEALLGRLQAERRGLDAAHERDLRELRALSAGLTLSYSARALLPAAPPPPRLREVQDSYSLLVAESWRDTVQVYEDQVRELEAALRCGQESRRQAEEESRLCAQEAEALQRQALELEQLRALLEDELLRMREAYELQAQERQSAIARLEDEKAALTLAMADRLRDHQELVQVKTSLSLEVATYRALLEGESNPEIRILAERLEHLPRELRTTAYQYPNAAFQREMRENERNLFLRHKPPPGRVHRSWAWPAPPTATGHAARRRFPGPGSPALTTTRRETAYEKTTSSQASSRTFSPMYGGLSRKAEVPVQTFPGGPRTEGTKPRLAREASPAREPYRVRGDRGAAGASQSTWSEERIVVLGKKTEAPAAREPERNRPVTVHVRREEKMFDSKEKASEERNLRWEELTKLDKEARQRESELRRDKAKGKESPQETGVRVREVPIRLEVSRDSRAEEGPPRGARTPLPKDAGGGPGGGMGTTRETMRETRFGLDARDARGSLGGEATTETIAESIVSSVLKRFTQSPETESPPDTKVTYVGRTELPGDKRAKTEIVVESRRTEEVDVRDGASLDALLSPGGKAAVELKGKATERVIGDILSLGLKGREGRAKVINVEIVEEPVSYVAGAKTEELSTPFRVEEADDASPGFGEEEEEDSYGEREVAFSADRREKSKRPPEQGTRVEEVTEAGDSEEEQSYFVSTPEEGPEERGFGRDEDAGSVYGQIHIEEESTIRYSWQDEIVPASGRRLTGPGAASSWGETVVKPPDAPGSSPEAEVGSPHWIEETTSGEFRAEATVIDKEIKIPHQFHTSISRDFKEPRHQLVEVMGQLEESLPERVREELSALTSQDQAGLGHLSVDVKKVQPSGGGAMTLVAEVNLSQTVDTDQLDLEELSRDEAGEIERAVEAVVRDSLARRRIPGPGSPDGDAGGSAPATGFGFKRWATQELYSASAEEEDAGWTSHSSETVTTQGPVSATVEVTSPRGFARSHVLEDVSASVRHVKIGPSGVWRTERVPPAGPPAGQMDVSPTEAAPRWAREATVLFATGTEGDAHSGTWREASRERDQAAGETASQEQAVFDRTVQLQRMVDQRSVVSDEKKVAVLYLDHQGDEDDGHWF